In Holophagaceae bacterium, the sequence TATCTCTTTCCTCATCCATGTTCATCTGTGGCCTTACCTTTCGGCGGACCCATGACTTCTCCTATCGGCATCATCGGCGGCAGCGGGCTTTACGCCATGTCGGGCGTGCAGGACACGACCCAGCGCGTGGTGGAGACTCCTTTCGGCCAGCCCACCGATCCCCTGGTGGAGGGCAAGCTGGACGGCGTGCCCGTGGCTTTCATGAGCCGCCATGGCGTGGGCCACCGGCTGACGCCCAGCGAGGTGAATTACCGCGCCAATATCTGGGCTCTCAAATCCGCGGGCTGCGAAATCCTGATTTCCGTGAGCGCGGTGGGCAGCCTCCAGGAACGGCATGAACCGGGCTGCCTCCGTCTGCCGGATCAGTTCATCGACCGCACCCACCTGCGGCCCAGCACCTTTTTCGGCCACGGCCTGGCCGCCCACGTGGGCTTTGCGGATCCGACCTCGGCCTGGCTCCGGGGCAAGCTCATGGAGGCGGGGCGTTCCCTGGACCTGCCCCTGGAGAACGGCGGCACCTACGTCTGCATGGAAGGCCCGGCCTTCAGCACCCGCGCCGAATCAAGGCTCCATCAATCCTGGGGCGCGGATTTCATCGGCATGACCCAGGCGACCGAGGCCAAGCTCGCGCGCGAGGCGGAACTGGCCTTCGCAACCATCGCCCTGGTCACGGACTTCGACGCCTGGCGGGACGTCCCCGAAGCCGCGGACGCCCACGACATCATGGCCGTCATGGGGGCCAACGTGGCCAAGGCGCAAGCCTTGCTCCGGCGCGTGGTCGCGGATCTCGCCGGCGGCCCGCCCGCATCCGAACCCGCCCACAGCGCCCTTTCCACCGCCTTCATGACGGCGCCGGAACTGGTTCCCGCCGAAACGCGCGAGCGCTTGAAGCTGCTCATCGGCAAGTACGGGTACTGATACGAGTTTGCATTCGAAAAGATAAAAATTCACCACCAAGACGCCAAGTCACCAAGCAAGCGCCAAGCTCCAACATGGCTGATTTCGGCTCAAAATTGCTTCGCGAGGCGCGTAGCGCCTGCGGCCGAAGGCCCGCAAATTCAGGTGGCCCGGCGCGGATCACACCTAAGCGTGAGCCCGCCGCCGGGCCACCTGAATTTCATCTGCGAAGCTCGCACATGACGAGTCCCTTTGTGCCCTTTGTGGCTTGGTGGTTCTATATCTTTGAATGCAACTTGGTATGAATCCGCCCATGCCATTTGGACTTCAACGGGGCCTTTCCAAGGCAACAAGGGCTTCCTGCACTCCCGCAAGCTGGTCCTTGATCGCAGCCCAATCGGCTGGCTCGGCCATGGCGCAGGTTTCCAGCTTCGCGGCCCGGTCGGCCAAGTCGCGGGCGCCGATCATGGCGCTGGAACCTTTGATGCGGTGGCTTTGCCGCTGGATGCAGGGCAGGTCCTGGTTCCGGAGGCTGTCCTGCAGCGTGCGCAGGTCGGCTACCGTAGCCGCGATGAAATCATCCAGGATCTCCTGGGCGCCCGCGGCATCCCCACGGCACAGGTCCAGCAACCGTGCGGTGTCCAGGCCCGGCCTTCGGTCCATGGGTATGGGTCCGGGCCCGCTGTCCGGCGCAGAAGGCGGCAGCTCGCCCCCCGGCTCCGCATGGGGCAGCCATCGGCGCAGCTTGGATGCCAGCAAGGGAATGGTCACGGGCTTGATCAGGTAATCGTCCATGCCCAGCTCCAGGCATCGGGATGCCTCGCCGCCCACCGCATTGGCCGTGATGGCCAGGAGAGGCGTCCTGGGCAAACCGTGGGCGAGCTCCCAATCCCGCACGGCCTTGGTCAACTGGTAGCCGTCCATGCGCGGCATGTGGAGGTCGGTCAGGATCAGGGCGAAGCGTCCGCTCTGCCATTTCTCGAAGGCCTC encodes:
- the mtnP gene encoding S-methyl-5'-thioadenosine phosphorylase, translating into MTSPIGIIGGSGLYAMSGVQDTTQRVVETPFGQPTDPLVEGKLDGVPVAFMSRHGVGHRLTPSEVNYRANIWALKSAGCEILISVSAVGSLQERHEPGCLRLPDQFIDRTHLRPSTFFGHGLAAHVGFADPTSAWLRGKLMEAGRSLDLPLENGGTYVCMEGPAFSTRAESRLHQSWGADFIGMTQATEAKLAREAELAFATIALVTDFDAWRDVPEAADAHDIMAVMGANVAKAQALLRRVVADLAGGPPASEPAHSALSTAFMTAPELVPAETRERLKLLIGKYGY